A single Tamandua tetradactyla isolate mTamTet1 chromosome X, mTamTet1.pri, whole genome shotgun sequence DNA region contains:
- the LOC143671870 gene encoding uncharacterized protein LOC143671870, with translation MKVNICSLDVQDTHFADSFSVLQSLHFFSRIVQGPSDQSEERTRKLTASPKTPHILIGRCDAKEAGCPIAFNTWCSSCSPMAEPSEVYHGTNAPEVADPDPGVADPPPEVADPDPEVAGPDPGVADPPPEVADPDPGVADPPSEVADSDPEVAVPDPGVADPPPEVADPDPGRADPPPEVADPHPGVADPPPEVADSDPEVAVPDPGVADPPPEVADPDPEVAVPYPRVADPPPEVADPDPEVAVPYPRVADPPPQVADPVPEVAVPPPEVANPDPERPDPDPEKAIPDPEMAEPESEVARPDPEEAESEPESADSNTQKQKKRKRCRRETFATYITKVLKRVHVDLAISQKALSVMDSFVNDMFQCVTHESAHLARSNKRSTITSTEIQTAVCLLLPGPLGKHAVSEATKAIRRYTRHK, from the exons AAGAACGCACCAGAAAGCTTACCGCCAGTCCGAAAACCCCTCACATCCTGATTGGTCGGTGTGACGCCAAGGAGGCGGGCTGTCCAATAGCGTTTAACACG TGGTGCAGCTCTTGCTCTCCAATGGCCGAACCTTCTGAGGTGTACCACGGCACCAACGCTCCTGAGGTGGCGGATCCCGATCCTGGGGTGGCCGATCCCCCTCCTGAGGTGGCGGACCCTGATCCTGAGGTGGCAGGTCCCGATCCTGGGGTGGCCGATCCCCCTCCTGAGGTGGCCGATCCGGATCCTGGGGTGGCCGATCCCCCTTCTGAGGTGGCGGATTCTGATCCTGAGGTGGCAGTTCCCGACCCTGGGGTGGCCGATCCCCCTCCTGAGGTGGCCGATCCTGATCCTGGGAGGGCCGATCCCCCTCCTGAGGTGGCAGATCCCCATCCTGGGGTGGCCGATCCCCCTCCTGAGGTGGCGGATTCTGATCCTGAGGTGGCAGTTCCCGATCCTGGGGTGGCCGATCCCCCTCCTGAGGTGGCGGATCCCGATCCTGAGGTGGCAGTTCCCTATCCTAGGGTGGCCGATCCCCCTCCTGAGGTGGCGGATCCCGATCCTGAGGTGGCAGTTCCCTATCCTAGGGTGGCCGATCCCCCTCCTCAGGTAGCGGATCCCGTTCCTGAGGTGGCCGTTCCCCCTCCTGAGGTGGCCAATCCCGATCCTGAGAGGCCCGATCCCGATCCTGAGAAGGCCATTCCGGATCCGGAGATGGCTGAGCCGGAATCTGAGGTGGCCAGGCCTGATCCTGAGGAGGCGGAGTCCGAGCCTGAGTCAGCCGACTCGAACACCCAGAAGCAGAAGAAGCGAAAGCGATGCCGCCGGGAGACTTTCGCCACCTACATCACGAAGGTGCTGAAGCGGGTTCACGTGGATCTCGCCATCTCTCAGAAGGCCTTGAGCGTCATGGATTCCTTCGTTAACGACATGTTCCAGTGCGTCACGCACGAGTCCGCTCACCTGGCCCGGTCCAACAAGCGCTCAACCATCACCTCCACAGAGATCCAGACCGCCGTGTGCCTGCTGCTGCCGGGGCCGTTGGGCAAGCACGCCGTGTCCGAGGCCACCAAGGCCATCCGCAGGTACACGCGCCACAAATGA